Proteins found in one Triticum aestivum cultivar Chinese Spring chromosome 4D, IWGSC CS RefSeq v2.1, whole genome shotgun sequence genomic segment:
- the LOC123099939 gene encoding WUSCHEL-related homeobox 6 isoform X2 — protein sequence MEGGSNSPDGQSSGGSPEERRSSGGRGAGEPVRSRWTPKPEQILILESIFNSGMVNPPKDETVRIRKLLERFGAVGDANVFYWFQNRRSRSRRRQRQMQAAAAAAAASSAAAANSLPAASATIGLPSGTCSVHPMAIGGGASQYEQQATSSSSSGSTGGSSLGLFAAHGAGVSGAGVGYLQASCGTSSPLASGLMPDVDSGGSDDLFAISRQMGFVGSPAGSSSAAPNTAVQQQYYSCQLPAATITVFINGVPMEVPRGPIDLRAMFGQDVVLLHSTGTLLPVNDYGILIQSLQMGESYFLVSRQA from the exons ATGGAGGGGGGCAGCAACAGCCCGGACGGGCAGTCGTCGGGCGGCAGCCCGGAGGAGCGCCGGAGCAGCGGAGGGAGGGGGGCGGGGGAGCCGGTGCGCTCGCGGTGGACGCCCAAGCCGGAGCAGATACTCATCCTCGAGTCCATCTTCAACAGCGGCATGGTCAACCCGCCCAAGGACGAGACCGTCCGCATCCGCAAGCTGCTCGAGCGCTTCGGCGCCGTCGGCGACGCCAACGTCTTCTACTGGTTCCAGAACCGTCGTTCCCGCTCACGCCGCCGCCAGCGCCAGATGCAGGCCgctgccgcagcagcagcagcctccTCGGCTGCCGCCGCAAATAGCTTGCCGGCTGCTAGCGCCACCATCGGTCTTCCATCTGGCACCTGCTCCGTTCACCCCATGGCAATCGGCGGGGGCGCGAGCCAGTACGAGCAGCAGGCGACCTCGTCGTCCTCGTCTGGAAGCACGGGAGGCTCGTCGCTGGGGCTGTTCGCGGCGCACGGCGCTGGGGTGTCGGGTGCCGGCGTTGGGTACCTGCAGGCATCGTGCGGGACATCGTCGCCGCTGGCGTCAGGGCTGATGCCGGACGTCGACAGCGGCGGCAGCGACGATCTCTTCGCCATCTCGCGTCAGATGGGATTCGTTGGGAGCCCCGCCGGATCCTCCTCGGCGGCGCCGAACACCGCCGTGCAGCAGCAGTACTACTCGTGCCAATTGCCGGCAG CGACGATCACGGTGTTCATCAACGGAGTCCCAATGGAGGTCCCGAGGGGTCCAATAGACTTGCGAGCCATGTTTGGCCAGGACGTGGTGCTCCTCCACTCCACCGGGACCCTCCTCCCAGTCAACGACTATGGCATTCTGATTCAGAGCCTGCAAATGGGAGAAAGCTATTTTCTG GTCTCGAGGCAAGCTTAA
- the LOC123099939 gene encoding WUSCHEL-related homeobox 6 isoform X1, whose translation MEGGSNSPDGQSSGGSPEERRSSGGRGAGEPVRSRWTPKPEQILILESIFNSGMVNPPKDETVRIRKLLERFGAVGDANVFYWFQNRRSRSRRRQRQMQAAAAAAAASSAAAANSLPAASATIGLPSGTCSVHPMAIGGGASQYEQQATSSSSSGSTGGSSLGLFAAHGAGVSGAGVGYLQASCGTSSPLASGLMPDVDSGGSDDLFAISRQMGFVGSPAGSSSAAPNTAVQQQYYSCQLPAATITVFINGVPMEVPRGPIDLRAMFGQDVVLLHSTGTLLPVNDYGILIQSLQMGESYFLVTIHIASQVHSSS comes from the exons ATGGAGGGGGGCAGCAACAGCCCGGACGGGCAGTCGTCGGGCGGCAGCCCGGAGGAGCGCCGGAGCAGCGGAGGGAGGGGGGCGGGGGAGCCGGTGCGCTCGCGGTGGACGCCCAAGCCGGAGCAGATACTCATCCTCGAGTCCATCTTCAACAGCGGCATGGTCAACCCGCCCAAGGACGAGACCGTCCGCATCCGCAAGCTGCTCGAGCGCTTCGGCGCCGTCGGCGACGCCAACGTCTTCTACTGGTTCCAGAACCGTCGTTCCCGCTCACGCCGCCGCCAGCGCCAGATGCAGGCCgctgccgcagcagcagcagcctccTCGGCTGCCGCCGCAAATAGCTTGCCGGCTGCTAGCGCCACCATCGGTCTTCCATCTGGCACCTGCTCCGTTCACCCCATGGCAATCGGCGGGGGCGCGAGCCAGTACGAGCAGCAGGCGACCTCGTCGTCCTCGTCTGGAAGCACGGGAGGCTCGTCGCTGGGGCTGTTCGCGGCGCACGGCGCTGGGGTGTCGGGTGCCGGCGTTGGGTACCTGCAGGCATCGTGCGGGACATCGTCGCCGCTGGCGTCAGGGCTGATGCCGGACGTCGACAGCGGCGGCAGCGACGATCTCTTCGCCATCTCGCGTCAGATGGGATTCGTTGGGAGCCCCGCCGGATCCTCCTCGGCGGCGCCGAACACCGCCGTGCAGCAGCAGTACTACTCGTGCCAATTGCCGGCAG CGACGATCACGGTGTTCATCAACGGAGTCCCAATGGAGGTCCCGAGGGGTCCAATAGACTTGCGAGCCATGTTTGGCCAGGACGTGGTGCTCCTCCACTCCACCGGGACCCTCCTCCCAGTCAACGACTATGGCATTCTGATTCAGAGCCTGCAAATGGGAGAAAGCTATTTTCTGGTAACCATCCATATCGCCTCTCAAGTCCATTCTTCTTCATGA